The Glycine soja cultivar W05 chromosome 8, ASM419377v2, whole genome shotgun sequence genome has a window encoding:
- the LOC114423134 gene encoding uncharacterized protein LOC114423134 isoform X5 has protein sequence MATTLVSSAGGMLYSIIRVPLSLISLISLSLSSLGKLDNTTIIAHHHKNSKSVMGEQKVLFLLIEGFTRLKRFCFCSPLR, from the exons ATGGCGACGACTTTGGTTAGCTCCGCGGGTGGGATGCTTTACAG CATCATCCGCgtccctctctctctcatctctctcatctctctttctctctcttcgcTCGGAAAGTTGGACAATACCACCATCATAGCGCATCATCATAAGAATTCCAAG AGTGTCATGGGGGaacaaaaagttttatttttgttgatagAGGGTTTTACTCGGTTGAAACGTTTCTGCTTCTGCTCGCCCTTAAG